A DNA window from Actinokineospora baliensis contains the following coding sequences:
- a CDS encoding discoidin domain-containing protein, protein MPPGGGRPRAAVPLAIAALTTVVGAALGTTPAAAAADPEPDRLAPRRSTQEAPVELPGAVARFWAAYAGRGDVRKSAAIVDALLRSEGSSADPVRRAVRVLVAHATGDQRRAWCERLLLLGAQVPPRHAVFVAAALTASDRAFGLVKPAPVSTAPAAYADNVPARMADGDTATFYWSDGAPRPGAQFVLDLGRVRPVEEVAVAMGTSARPKDFLRSGVLEGSVDGVDWVTVRQLPGRATVTATLGPDPRDVRYLRLRATAGQRHWLAVREVSVLPGPTDVTTDGDPGTGYRVTGEPLVVNLGTAQAVDRVVVLADTGTRPGAPIQVRDPSGTWRTVGRIAGQYTDVAAHGLVGEQVRVRFGPDSTGTSVREIVVRPAR, encoded by the coding sequence GTGCCCCCAGGTGGCGGACGGCCCCGTGCCGCCGTTCCCCTCGCCATCGCCGCGTTGACCACCGTGGTCGGCGCCGCGCTCGGCACCACCCCGGCCGCCGCGGCCGCCGACCCCGAGCCGGACCGCCTGGCCCCGCGTCGGTCCACTCAGGAGGCTCCGGTGGAGCTGCCCGGCGCGGTGGCCCGCTTCTGGGCCGCCTACGCCGGACGCGGTGACGTCCGCAAGAGCGCCGCGATCGTCGACGCCCTGCTGCGCTCCGAAGGTTCCTCGGCCGACCCGGTCCGCCGCGCGGTGCGGGTGCTGGTCGCGCACGCCACCGGCGACCAGCGGCGCGCTTGGTGTGAGCGGCTGCTGCTGCTCGGCGCGCAGGTCCCGCCCCGGCACGCCGTGTTCGTCGCCGCCGCGCTCACCGCCTCCGACCGGGCGTTCGGCCTGGTCAAGCCCGCACCGGTGTCGACGGCACCCGCCGCCTACGCCGACAACGTGCCCGCCAGGATGGCCGACGGCGACACCGCCACCTTCTACTGGTCCGACGGCGCGCCCCGGCCGGGTGCCCAGTTCGTCCTCGACCTCGGCCGGGTCCGCCCGGTCGAGGAGGTCGCGGTCGCCATGGGCACCTCGGCGCGGCCGAAGGACTTCCTGCGCTCCGGGGTGCTGGAGGGCTCGGTCGACGGCGTCGACTGGGTCACCGTCCGGCAGTTGCCCGGTCGGGCCACCGTGACCGCCACCCTCGGGCCGGACCCGCGTGATGTTCGTTACCTGCGGCTGCGCGCGACGGCGGGTCAGCGGCACTGGCTGGCGGTGCGCGAGGTGTCGGTGCTGCCCGGCCCCACCGACGTCACCACCGACGGCGACCCCGGCACCGGCTACCGGGTCACCGGCGAGCCGCTGGTGGTCAACCTGGGCACCGCCCAGGCCGTCGACCGGGTCGTCGTGCTCGCCGACACCGGCACCCGGCCGGGCGCCCCGATCCAGGTCCGCGACCCCAGCGGCACCTGGCGCACCGTCGGCCGGATCGCGGGCCAGTACACCGACGTGGCCGCGCACGGGCTGGTCGGCGAGCAGGTGCGCGTGCGGTTCGGCCCCGACTCGACGGGGACCTCGGTTCGTGAGATCGTGGTCCGACCCGCGAGGTGA
- a CDS encoding pyruvate carboxylase, which produces MFRKVLVANRGEIAIRAFRAGYELGAGTVAVFPYEDRNSPHRMKADEAYEIGEPGHPVRAYLSVEEIIKAAKKAGADAIYPGYGFLSENPELAGACAEAGITFVGPNADILELTGNKARAIAAAREAGLPVLRSTAPSTDVEALLAAAEEIGFPIFVKAVAGGGGRGMRRVEEAKALRESLEAAMREAESAFGDATVFLEQAVLDPRHIEVQILADGAGNVIHLYERDCSLQRRHQKVIEIAPAPNLDPELRDRICADAVAFARHIGYQNAGTVEFLLDTRGNHVFIEMNPRIQVEHTVTEEVTDVDLVQSQLRIASGETLADLGLGQDDIYLRGAALQCRITTEDPAKGFRPDTGMISAYRSPGGSGIRLDGGTAAGAEVSAHFDSMLVKLTCRGRDFAAAVRRAKRAVAEFRIRGVASNIPFLQAVLDDPDFVAGRATTAFIEQRPHLLTARSSADRGTRLLTYLADVTVNKPHGPRPKVIDPREKLPEVDLAAEPAAGTKQKLVELGPEGFARWMRENKRVGVTDTTFRDAHQSLLATRVRTKDLLAVAPHVARSTPELFSVECWGGATYDVALRFLAEDPWERLAALREAVPNICLQMLLRGRNTVGYTPYPTEVTDAFVREATDTGIDIFRIFDALNDVEQMRPAIEAVRETGTAIAEVALCYTADLSNPAEQLYTLDYYLKLAEQIVGAGAHVLAVKDMAGLLRPPAAARLITALRKEFDLPVHLHTHDTAGGQLATYLAAIQSGVDAVDGAVASMSGTTSQPSLSAIVAATDHSDRETGLSLQAVSDLEPYWETVRRVYAPFEAGLPAPTGRVYLHEIPGGQLSNLRTQAVALGLGDRFEDIETMYAAADRMLGRLVKVTPSSKVVGDLALHLVGAGVDPKDFEADPGRFDIPDSVIGFLHGELGDPAGGWPEPFRSKALKGRPAPKGIAELTEADRAGLAEDRRGTLNRLLFPGPTKEFLAHRDQYGDTSVLASKDFFYGLEQGKEYAVHLDRGVTLLLELEAVAEADERGMRTVLATLNGQLRPIQVRDRSVASDLPAAEKADRSNANHVAAPFAGVVTLAVAEGDAVEAGATVATIEAMKMEAAITAPKAGTVGRLAIGSVQQVEGGDLLVVLA; this is translated from the coding sequence ATGTTCCGCAAGGTGCTCGTCGCCAACCGAGGCGAGATCGCCATCCGGGCGTTCCGAGCCGGGTATGAACTCGGCGCTGGGACTGTCGCGGTCTTCCCCTACGAGGACCGCAATTCCCCGCACCGGATGAAAGCCGATGAGGCCTACGAGATCGGCGAGCCCGGTCACCCCGTGCGCGCCTACTTGTCGGTCGAGGAGATCATCAAGGCCGCCAAGAAGGCCGGGGCCGACGCGATCTACCCCGGGTACGGCTTCCTGTCGGAGAACCCGGAGCTGGCCGGGGCGTGCGCGGAGGCGGGCATCACCTTCGTCGGCCCCAACGCCGACATCCTCGAGCTGACCGGCAACAAGGCCCGGGCCATCGCGGCGGCCAGGGAGGCAGGCCTGCCGGTGCTGCGCTCCACGGCGCCCTCCACCGACGTCGAGGCGCTGCTGGCCGCGGCGGAGGAGATCGGCTTCCCGATCTTCGTCAAGGCCGTCGCGGGCGGCGGCGGCCGCGGCATGCGCCGGGTCGAGGAGGCCAAGGCGCTGCGCGAGTCGCTGGAGGCGGCGATGCGCGAGGCCGAGTCCGCTTTCGGCGACGCCACGGTGTTCCTCGAGCAGGCCGTGCTCGACCCGCGCCACATCGAGGTGCAGATCCTCGCCGACGGCGCGGGCAACGTGATCCACCTCTACGAGCGCGACTGCTCGCTGCAGCGCCGCCACCAGAAGGTGATCGAGATCGCGCCCGCGCCCAACCTCGACCCCGAGCTGCGCGACCGGATCTGCGCCGACGCCGTGGCCTTCGCCAGGCACATCGGCTACCAGAACGCGGGCACCGTCGAGTTCCTGCTCGACACCCGCGGCAACCACGTCTTCATCGAGATGAACCCGCGCATCCAGGTCGAGCACACGGTCACCGAGGAGGTCACCGACGTCGACCTGGTGCAGTCGCAGCTGCGCATCGCCTCCGGCGAGACCCTGGCCGACCTCGGCCTCGGCCAGGACGACATCTACCTGCGCGGCGCCGCGCTGCAGTGCCGGATCACCACCGAGGACCCGGCCAAGGGGTTCCGCCCGGACACCGGCATGATCAGCGCCTACCGCTCCCCGGGCGGCAGCGGCATCCGCCTCGACGGCGGCACCGCGGCGGGCGCCGAGGTCAGCGCGCACTTCGACTCGATGCTGGTCAAGCTCACCTGCCGCGGCCGCGACTTCGCCGCCGCGGTGCGCAGGGCCAAGCGCGCGGTCGCCGAGTTCCGCATCCGCGGCGTGGCCTCCAACATCCCGTTCCTGCAGGCCGTGCTCGACGACCCGGACTTCGTCGCCGGGCGCGCCACCACCGCCTTCATCGAGCAGCGCCCGCACCTGCTCACCGCCCGCAGCTCCGCCGACCGCGGCACCCGGCTGCTGACCTACCTCGCCGACGTCACGGTCAACAAGCCGCACGGGCCCCGCCCCAAGGTGATCGATCCGCGGGAGAAGCTGCCCGAGGTCGACCTCGCCGCCGAGCCTGCCGCGGGCACCAAGCAGAAGCTGGTCGAGCTCGGCCCGGAGGGCTTCGCCCGCTGGATGCGCGAGAACAAGCGGGTCGGGGTCACCGACACCACCTTCCGCGACGCGCACCAGTCGCTGCTGGCCACCCGGGTCCGCACCAAGGACCTGCTGGCGGTCGCCCCGCACGTGGCGCGCAGCACCCCGGAGCTGTTCTCGGTGGAGTGCTGGGGCGGCGCGACCTACGACGTGGCGCTGCGCTTCCTCGCCGAGGACCCGTGGGAGCGGCTGGCCGCCCTGCGCGAGGCGGTACCCAACATCTGCCTGCAGATGCTGCTGCGCGGGCGCAACACCGTGGGCTACACCCCGTACCCCACCGAGGTGACCGACGCGTTCGTCCGCGAGGCCACCGACACCGGCATCGACATCTTCCGCATCTTCGACGCCCTCAACGACGTCGAGCAGATGCGCCCGGCCATCGAGGCGGTCCGGGAGACCGGGACCGCGATCGCCGAGGTCGCCCTCTGCTACACCGCCGACCTGTCGAACCCGGCCGAGCAGCTCTACACCCTGGACTACTACCTCAAGCTGGCCGAGCAGATCGTCGGCGCGGGCGCGCACGTGCTGGCCGTCAAGGACATGGCGGGCCTGCTGCGCCCGCCTGCCGCGGCCAGGCTGATCACCGCGCTGCGCAAGGAGTTCGACCTCCCGGTGCACCTGCACACCCACGACACCGCTGGCGGGCAGCTGGCGACCTACCTGGCCGCCATCCAGTCCGGTGTGGACGCCGTGGACGGTGCCGTCGCGTCCATGTCGGGCACCACCTCGCAGCCCTCGCTCTCGGCGATCGTGGCCGCCACCGACCACAGCGACCGGGAGACCGGGCTGTCGCTGCAGGCGGTGTCGGACCTGGAGCCGTACTGGGAGACCGTGCGCCGGGTGTACGCGCCGTTCGAGGCGGGCCTGCCCGCGCCGACCGGCCGCGTCTACCTGCACGAGATCCCCGGTGGCCAGCTGTCGAACCTGCGCACCCAGGCCGTCGCGCTGGGCCTGGGCGACCGGTTCGAGGACATCGAGACCATGTACGCCGCCGCGGACCGGATGCTGGGCCGCCTGGTGAAGGTCACCCCGTCGTCCAAGGTGGTCGGCGACCTCGCGCTGCACCTGGTCGGGGCGGGCGTCGACCCGAAGGACTTCGAGGCCGACCCCGGCCGCTTCGACATCCCCGACTCGGTCATCGGCTTCCTGCACGGCGAGCTGGGCGACCCGGCGGGCGGCTGGCCGGAACCGTTCCGCAGCAAGGCGCTCAAGGGCCGCCCGGCCCCCAAGGGCATCGCCGAGCTCACCGAGGCCGACCGCGCCGGGCTGGCCGAGGACCGCCGCGGCACCCTCAACCGGCTGCTGTTCCCCGGCCCGACCAAGGAGTTCCTGGCCCACCGCGACCAGTACGGCGACACCAGCGTGCTGGCCAGCAAGGACTTCTTCTACGGGCTGGAGCAGGGCAAGGAGTACGCGGTGCACCTCGACCGCGGCGTCACCCTGCTGCTGGAGCTCGAGGCGGTCGCCGAGGCCGACGAGCGCGGCATGCGCACCGTGCTGGCCACCCTCAACGGGCAGCTGCGGCCGATCCAGGTCCGCGACCGCTCGGTGGCCTCCGACCTGCCCGCCGCCGAGAAGGCCGACCGGTCCAACGCCAACCACGTCGCCGCCCCGTTCGCGGGCGTGGTCACCCTCGCGGTGGCCGAGGGCGACGCGGTCGAGGCGGGCGCCACCGTCGCCACCATCGAGGCGATGAAGATGGAGGCGGCGATCACCGCCCCCAAGGCGGGCACCGTCGGCCGCCTCGCGATCGGCTCGGTGCAGCAGGTCGAGGGCGGCGACCTGCTGGTCGTGCTCGCCTAG
- a CDS encoding ATP-binding protein, whose protein sequence is MATGDELTAARRVPVSTFVGRDRDLRALAERVRGTRVLTVHGPGGVGKTALVQRMVLGYPVPVHFADLTQVSDPRLLATVLADSIGVRDHSARPPLTALLEHFGAHAALLVLDNCEHLAADVADLAAALLAGAPALRVVATSRIAPLHVPGERLYRVEPLALPAVGASLAEVLATDSVRLLVDRACEATPDFAVTESNLADVVHLVRRLDGLPLAIALAAARLRTLTVTQLTLRLERAFSVLASRRRDLAPQHRALTGVLDWTHQLCDEAERLAWDRLSVFEAGFDLDAAEAVCADGTAITRDRVLDLVDGLIQKSVLDVCGDGGVARYRMLETTRQYAADRLAERGETAAVRDRHLRYYHDFATTAAREWFAPGEQELSWVTRAVAEFANLRAAMQYASDTGGETAVVGLGIAAGLAGLRVWFFRGTIREGYHWLNQLLAAQPPSSPLPPRVEAAVNACWIAVCMGDKARADAALTRCQALAPRDPATAFAEGTHRLVIAGDAAAIHQLARARAELAAAGRTGAAHMAGLFWGMAAAFLGSAAEARAASTEIHTEALTHTAAWATTWTRWVQALTELRHGSPTRAVTLFRQSLAEQRSWDERWGAVWSVHGIAWSLAASGQHALATRVLGVSHTLRAATGVRIIGMIPFGEVHAEVERLCLRALGSTQYRTAFEAGAAMTPAAGQSLALGESSGVDDPWLEVTAREREVAELAAQGLSNREVADLLSIGVRTVETHVRRLLPKLGLRRRAQLASWVADHRLPGA, encoded by the coding sequence GTGGCCACTGGGGACGAGCTGACCGCGGCGCGGCGCGTTCCGGTCTCGACATTCGTCGGCCGGGACCGCGACCTGCGCGCGCTCGCCGAGCGCGTGCGCGGCACCAGGGTGCTCACCGTGCACGGCCCGGGTGGGGTCGGCAAGACCGCGCTGGTGCAGCGGATGGTCCTCGGGTATCCGGTGCCGGTCCACTTCGCCGACCTGACCCAGGTCTCGGACCCGCGGCTGCTGGCGACCGTGCTCGCCGACTCGATCGGGGTGCGCGACCACTCGGCCCGCCCGCCGCTGACCGCGCTGCTGGAGCACTTCGGCGCGCACGCGGCCCTGCTGGTGCTGGACAACTGCGAGCACCTCGCCGCCGACGTGGCCGACCTGGCCGCGGCGCTGCTTGCCGGTGCGCCCGCGCTGCGGGTGGTGGCCACCAGCCGGATCGCACCGCTGCACGTTCCGGGGGAGCGGCTCTACCGGGTGGAACCGCTGGCCCTGCCCGCGGTCGGCGCGAGCCTGGCCGAGGTGCTGGCGACCGACTCGGTGCGGCTGCTGGTCGACCGGGCGTGCGAGGCGACCCCGGACTTCGCCGTCACCGAGTCGAACCTGGCTGACGTGGTGCACCTGGTGCGGCGGCTCGACGGACTGCCGTTGGCGATAGCGCTGGCCGCTGCCCGGCTGCGCACGTTGACGGTCACCCAGCTGACACTGCGCTTGGAGCGCGCGTTCTCGGTCCTGGCTTCCCGGCGGCGCGACCTCGCCCCGCAGCACCGCGCGCTCACCGGCGTGCTCGACTGGACCCACCAGCTCTGCGACGAGGCCGAGCGGCTCGCCTGGGACCGGCTGTCGGTGTTCGAGGCGGGCTTCGACCTCGACGCCGCCGAGGCGGTCTGCGCCGACGGCACCGCGATCACCCGGGACCGGGTGCTCGACCTGGTCGACGGCCTGATCCAGAAGTCCGTCCTCGACGTGTGCGGCGACGGCGGGGTCGCCAGGTACCGGATGCTGGAGACCACCCGCCAGTACGCCGCCGACCGCCTCGCCGAACGCGGCGAGACCGCGGCCGTGCGCGACCGCCACCTGCGGTATTACCACGACTTCGCCACCACAGCGGCCCGCGAGTGGTTCGCGCCGGGGGAGCAGGAGTTGAGCTGGGTCACCCGCGCGGTCGCCGAGTTCGCCAACCTGCGCGCCGCGATGCAGTACGCGAGCGACACCGGCGGCGAGACCGCGGTGGTCGGCCTCGGGATCGCGGCAGGACTGGCTGGCCTGCGCGTGTGGTTCTTCCGGGGCACCATCCGCGAGGGCTACCACTGGCTCAACCAACTCCTGGCCGCCCAACCACCGTCCTCACCGCTGCCGCCCCGCGTCGAAGCCGCCGTCAACGCCTGCTGGATCGCCGTCTGCATGGGGGACAAGGCCCGCGCCGACGCCGCGCTCACCCGCTGCCAAGCCCTCGCCCCACGCGACCCGGCCACCGCCTTCGCCGAAGGCACCCACCGGCTCGTGATCGCCGGGGACGCCGCGGCCATCCACCAGCTCGCCCGCGCCCGCGCCGAACTCGCCGCCGCGGGCCGCACGGGCGCCGCCCACATGGCGGGCCTGTTCTGGGGCATGGCGGCCGCTTTCCTCGGTTCCGCCGCCGAAGCCCGCGCCGCCAGCACCGAGATCCACACCGAAGCCCTCACCCACACCGCGGCCTGGGCCACCACCTGGACCCGCTGGGTGCAAGCGCTGACCGAACTCCGACACGGCTCACCCACCCGCGCGGTCACCCTGTTCCGGCAGTCCCTGGCCGAACAGCGCTCCTGGGACGAGCGCTGGGGCGCGGTGTGGAGCGTGCACGGCATCGCCTGGTCGCTGGCCGCGTCCGGTCAGCACGCACTGGCCACCCGAGTGCTCGGGGTCAGCCACACCCTCCGGGCGGCCACCGGCGTCCGGATCATCGGCATGATCCCCTTCGGCGAAGTCCACGCCGAAGTGGAACGCCTCTGCCTGCGCGCCTTGGGCTCCACCCAGTACCGAACCGCGTTCGAAGCAGGCGCCGCGATGACCCCGGCAGCGGGCCAGTCCCTCGCCCTCGGCGAATCGTCCGGTGTGGACGACCCCTGGCTGGAGGTGACCGCCCGCGAACGGGAGGTGGCCGAACTCGCGGCGCAGGGCCTGAGCAACCGAGAGGTAGCCGACCTCCTGAGCATCGGCGTCCGCACAGTGGAAACCCACGTCCGCCGCCTGCTACCCAAACTCGGCCTGCGCCGCCGCGCCCAACTCGCCAGCTGGGTAGCCGACCACCGATTACCCGGCGCCTAG
- a CDS encoding HelD family protein, translated as MSETSVREAEIAVEQKHVDIVYARVAEMRDEAEAMRVRGDELAHGARNEAVFEQAAMLFERDVMVRHATQILRTLDAEHEGLVFGRLDSTDGETQYVGRLGVRDGDFENLVTDWRAPAAAPFYQATAEMPMEVIRRRVIRSTGQSVVDIDDDLLMPESRQESMPVVGEGALMASLTRARGENMRDIVATIQKEQDEAIRAPWRGVTEITGGPGTGKTAVALHRVAYLLYRDRRRMGGTGVLVVGPSPAFTSYISRVLPSMGEDNVELRSLSDLLDGAAATKVDPAPVAAVKGSLRMRRVLKRAIREAPHDAPTELRIVYRGEVLKLEARELATVRAAVHNGRRLPNQSRVDAAEALLEALWRKADSYEDFPVKRADLIAELGERIDFHRFVVVWWQLVTPADVLRTLADRRQLARAAGRVLTRAEVDLVADSWAAGTGWSVADIALLDELRVMLGKPPKRRRRAEVDPFAPVSVASGRRQDYDEYSHIVIDEAQDLSPMQWRMVGRRGKYASWTVVGDPVQSSWPDPAEARQAMDAAFGGPRTQRRRFGLRTNYRNSAEIFDLAGKVVRDVATPDQLPHAVRSTGVDPVIRVTQDLVDAAFEEAGTLLSTVDGTVGVITATSRVESFRASAEAAGEPRLRVVDGLESKGLEYDAVVLVEPDELVRESSTGPRTLYVALTRATQRLTVVTSNPSWPG; from the coding sequence GTGTCGGAAACCTCTGTGAGAGAGGCCGAGATCGCGGTCGAGCAGAAGCACGTCGACATCGTCTACGCCCGTGTCGCCGAGATGCGCGACGAAGCGGAGGCCATGCGCGTCCGGGGCGACGAACTCGCCCACGGTGCGCGCAACGAGGCCGTGTTCGAGCAGGCCGCGATGCTGTTCGAGCGGGACGTGATGGTCCGCCACGCCACGCAGATCCTGCGCACGCTCGACGCCGAGCACGAGGGCCTGGTGTTCGGCAGGTTGGACAGCACCGACGGCGAGACCCAGTACGTGGGCCGGCTCGGGGTGCGCGACGGGGACTTCGAGAACCTGGTGACCGACTGGCGCGCCCCCGCGGCGGCGCCGTTCTACCAGGCGACGGCGGAGATGCCGATGGAGGTGATCCGGCGGCGGGTGATCCGCTCGACCGGACAGTCCGTGGTCGACATCGACGACGACCTGCTGATGCCGGAGAGCAGGCAGGAGTCGATGCCGGTGGTCGGCGAGGGCGCGCTGATGGCGAGCCTGACCAGGGCGCGCGGCGAGAACATGCGCGACATCGTGGCCACGATCCAGAAGGAGCAGGACGAGGCGATCCGCGCGCCGTGGCGCGGCGTCACCGAGATCACCGGCGGGCCGGGCACCGGCAAGACGGCCGTCGCGCTGCACCGGGTGGCGTACCTGCTCTACCGCGACCGGCGGCGCATGGGCGGCACCGGTGTCCTGGTCGTCGGCCCCTCCCCCGCGTTCACCTCCTACATCTCCCGGGTCCTGCCCTCGATGGGCGAGGACAACGTGGAACTGCGGTCCCTTTCGGATCTGCTCGACGGCGCCGCCGCGACCAAGGTGGACCCGGCGCCGGTCGCGGCGGTCAAGGGTTCGCTGCGGATGCGCCGCGTGCTCAAGCGCGCGATCCGCGAGGCGCCGCACGACGCCCCCACCGAGCTGCGGATCGTCTACCGCGGCGAGGTGCTGAAGCTGGAGGCGCGCGAGCTGGCCACGGTCCGCGCCGCGGTGCACAACGGGCGTCGGCTGCCCAACCAGTCGCGGGTAGACGCGGCGGAGGCGTTGCTGGAAGCGCTGTGGCGCAAGGCGGACTCCTACGAGGACTTCCCGGTCAAGCGCGCCGACCTGATCGCCGAACTGGGCGAGCGCATCGACTTCCACCGGTTCGTGGTGGTGTGGTGGCAGTTGGTCACCCCCGCCGACGTGCTGCGCACGCTGGCCGACCGCAGGCAGTTGGCCCGCGCGGCGGGCCGGGTGCTGACCCGCGCGGAGGTCGACCTGGTCGCCGACTCGTGGGCCGCGGGCACCGGTTGGTCGGTCGCCGACATCGCGCTGCTCGACGAACTGCGGGTCATGCTCGGCAAACCGCCCAAGCGCCGCCGCCGCGCCGAGGTCGACCCGTTCGCCCCGGTCTCGGTCGCCAGCGGCCGCCGCCAGGACTACGACGAGTACTCCCACATCGTCATCGACGAGGCGCAGGACCTGTCCCCCATGCAGTGGCGCATGGTCGGTCGGCGCGGCAAGTATGCGAGCTGGACCGTGGTCGGCGACCCGGTGCAGAGCTCGTGGCCGGACCCGGCCGAGGCCCGCCAGGCGATGGACGCCGCGTTCGGCGGCCCCCGCACCCAGCGGCGCCGGTTCGGGCTGCGCACCAACTACCGGAACTCGGCCGAGATCTTCGACCTGGCAGGCAAGGTGGTCAGGGACGTGGCCACCCCGGACCAGCTGCCGCACGCGGTGCGCTCGACCGGGGTCGACCCGGTGATCAGGGTGACCCAGGACCTGGTGGACGCGGCGTTCGAGGAAGCGGGCACCCTGTTGTCCACAGTGGACGGAACAGTCGGCGTCATCACCGCGACCAGCCGAGTGGAGTCCTTCCGCGCGAGCGCGGAGGCGGCGGGCGAACCCCGCCTGCGGGTGGTCGACGGCCTGGAGTCCAAGGGCCTGGAGTACGACGCGGTGGTCCTGGTCGAACCGGACGAACTGGTCCGCGAGTCCTCCACCGGCCCCCGCACCCTCTACGTGGCCCTGACCCGAGCCACCCAACGCCTGACCGTGGTGACCTCCAACCCCTCATGGCCAGGCTGA
- the rsmD gene encoding 16S rRNA (guanine(966)-N(2))-methyltransferase RsmD, translating to MTRIVAGAAGGRRLAVPPKGTRPTADRVREALFSALEAAVDLDGARVLDLYAGSGALGFEALSRGAALVTLVEQDRAAVEVLRRNAATVAMPGVDIRASRVDRVLAAAPTAPYDLVFADPPYALDDAELAAALTALTAGWLGPEATVVVERSTRSGDPHWPPALVGTRSRRYGETTLHWAVHSGHRAG from the coding sequence GTGACCAGGATCGTGGCGGGCGCCGCGGGCGGGCGCAGGCTGGCCGTCCCGCCCAAGGGGACCCGCCCCACCGCCGACCGCGTCCGGGAGGCCCTCTTCAGCGCGCTGGAAGCCGCCGTCGACCTCGACGGGGCCCGCGTGCTCGACCTCTACGCGGGGTCCGGCGCGCTCGGCTTCGAGGCGCTCTCGCGCGGAGCCGCCCTGGTCACCCTGGTCGAGCAGGACCGCGCGGCCGTCGAGGTCCTGCGGCGCAACGCCGCCACGGTGGCCATGCCCGGGGTCGACATCCGCGCCTCGCGGGTCGACCGCGTCCTGGCCGCCGCCCCCACCGCGCCCTACGACCTCGTGTTCGCCGACCCGCCCTACGCCCTCGACGACGCCGAGTTGGCCGCCGCGCTGACAGCGCTCACCGCGGGCTGGCTCGGACCGGAGGCCACAGTGGTGGTGGAACGGTCCACCCGCTCAGGTGACCCGCACTGGCCACCGGCACTGGTCGGCACCCGCTCCCGCCGCTACGGCGAGACCACCCTGCACTGGGCGGTCCACTCGGGCCACCGCGCCGGGTGA
- the coaD gene encoding pantetheine-phosphate adenylyltransferase, which translates to MTRAVCPGSYDPPTNGHLDIIERAAALFDEVVVAVMINKTKRGLFTVDERLALLAETAAHLPNVRVDSWHGLLVDYCAQHDVQAIVKGLRAVSDFDYELQMAQMNQGLTGVETMFMPTKPLNSFLSSSLVKEVATYGGDVAHLLPPTVHKRLLARLAENQGA; encoded by the coding sequence ATGACGCGCGCGGTCTGCCCGGGTTCTTACGACCCGCCAACCAACGGTCACCTGGACATCATCGAGCGGGCCGCCGCCCTGTTCGACGAGGTCGTGGTCGCCGTCATGATCAACAAGACCAAGCGCGGGCTGTTCACCGTCGACGAGCGGCTGGCCCTGCTGGCCGAGACCGCCGCGCACCTGCCCAACGTGCGGGTCGACTCTTGGCACGGGCTGCTGGTCGACTACTGCGCCCAGCACGACGTCCAGGCGATCGTCAAGGGCCTGCGCGCGGTCAGCGACTTCGACTACGAGCTGCAGATGGCCCAGATGAACCAGGGCCTCACCGGCGTCGAGACCATGTTCATGCCGACCAAGCCGCTCAACAGCTTCCTGTCCAGCTCCCTGGTCAAGGAGGTCGCCACCTACGGCGGCGACGTGGCGCACCTGCTGCCGCCCACCGTGCACAAGCGACTGCTGGCCCGCCTCGCCGAAAACCAGGGCGCCTGA
- a CDS encoding GNAT family N-acetyltransferase, which produces MLIRPATAADVPAIVAMLADDPLGAAREQPGDPRYDEAFVEIAADQRQVLVVAELDGEVVGTLQLTFTPGLSRVGATRATIEGVRVHSAQRGSGLGQALIEWAVDAAKERGAILVQLTTDVSRKDAHRFYERLGFVASHIGMKLPL; this is translated from the coding sequence GTGCTGATCCGCCCCGCGACCGCAGCCGACGTCCCCGCGATCGTGGCCATGCTGGCCGACGACCCGTTGGGCGCGGCGCGCGAACAGCCCGGGGATCCCCGCTACGACGAGGCGTTCGTCGAGATCGCGGCGGACCAGCGGCAGGTGCTGGTGGTGGCCGAGCTCGACGGCGAGGTGGTGGGCACGCTGCAGCTGACGTTCACCCCGGGGCTTTCCCGGGTGGGGGCCACTCGCGCCACGATCGAGGGGGTGCGCGTTCACTCAGCGCAACGGGGCAGCGGGCTCGGACAGGCGCTGATCGAGTGGGCGGTGGACGCGGCCAAGGAGCGCGGCGCGATCCTCGTGCAGCTCACCACCGACGTCTCCCGCAAGGACGCGCACCGCTTCTACGAACGCCTCGGTTTCGTCGCCAGCCACATAGGGATGAAGCTTCCGTTGTAG
- a CDS encoding ribonuclease domain-containing protein: MSNFAARSAKALLALVLATLGVFGVASAPAASAATAAQPACGNTSSYTRVALSSLPSQATDTYRLIRSGGPFPYPQDGTVFQNRERILPNCATGYYHEYTVKTPGSSTRGARRIVTGNGGEYFYTADHYASFRLITS, from the coding sequence ATGAGCAACTTCGCTGCGCGATCCGCAAAGGCCCTGCTCGCCCTCGTCCTCGCGACCCTCGGGGTGTTCGGCGTCGCGTCCGCCCCCGCCGCGTCCGCCGCCACAGCCGCCCAGCCCGCGTGCGGCAACACGTCCTCTTACACCCGCGTGGCCCTGTCCAGCCTGCCGTCGCAGGCCACCGACACCTACCGCCTCATCCGCTCCGGCGGCCCGTTCCCGTACCCGCAGGACGGCACCGTCTTCCAGAACCGGGAGCGGATCCTGCCCAACTGCGCGACCGGCTACTACCACGAGTACACCGTCAAGACCCCCGGCTCCTCGACCCGCGGCGCCCGGCGCATCGTCACCGGCAACGGCGGCGAGTACTTCTACACCGCCGACCACTACGCCTCCTTCCGGCTGATCACCTCCTAG